One window from the genome of Methanomicrobiales archaeon encodes:
- the ribC gene encoding riboflavin synthase translates to MKIGVADTTFARVNMGRIAIDELKRHASLSIERYTVPGIKDLPVACKILLEERGCDLAMALGMPGPAEKDRMCAHEASQGLIRAQLMTNKHIIEVFVHEDEARDERELAWLAEQRTREHAVNAVKLLLYPRDLEKEAGTGQRQGFPDVGPARR, encoded by the coding sequence ATGAAGATCGGGGTGGCGGATACGACCTTTGCGCGGGTGAACATGGGCAGGATCGCGATCGACGAGCTGAAAAGGCACGCCAGTCTCTCGATCGAACGCTACACCGTGCCCGGCATCAAGGATCTGCCCGTCGCCTGCAAGATACTCCTGGAGGAGCGCGGCTGCGATCTGGCGATGGCGCTCGGCATGCCGGGCCCCGCCGAGAAGGACCGCATGTGCGCCCACGAGGCCTCCCAGGGCCTCATCCGCGCCCAGCTGATGACCAACAAGCACATCATCGAGGTCTTCGTGCACGAGGACGAGGCCCGGGACGAGCGGGAGCTCGCCTGGCTCGCCGAGCAGCGCACCCGGGAGCATGCGGTCAACGCGGTAAAGCTCCTCCTCTACCCCCGGGACCTGGAGAAGGAGGCGGGGACCGGGCAGCGCCA
- a CDS encoding alanine--glyoxylate aminotransferase family protein yields the protein MENEPPLLMLPGPVPVPERVRSAMVRQAINHRGKEFGDIYAACVKTLKQLFGTANDLYVLSGSGTAAMEAAVANFGRDRRIVSLVNGKFGERMYKIAQRYGTATEIPSAWGTPLDLGALEESLEAGAEVVTMVHNETSAGIRNPAEAVGRLARKHGALLLMDGITSIGGDAVEADRWGVDVAFVGSQKCLAAPAGLSAISVGPRAWEVLCEKRPFYLDLAAYRKSAATLETPYTPAVPLFLALREALRMIEEEGLERRIARHRRMADAVRAAADAWGLSLFPATDALHACSNTVTAISYPDGVSDRDLRANVRSLGVEIAGGQDHLKGRIFRIGHMGAVGAAEIMATVAAVQTSLQALGYRIEGDGVEAAGGVLR from the coding sequence ATGGAGAATGAGCCACCACTGCTGATGCTGCCAGGGCCGGTGCCCGTTCCGGAGCGTGTCCGCTCCGCCATGGTCCGGCAGGCAATCAACCATCGGGGCAAAGAGTTCGGCGACATCTACGCCGCCTGCGTGAAGACGCTGAAGCAGCTCTTCGGGACCGCGAACGACCTGTACGTGCTGAGCGGATCCGGGACCGCCGCCATGGAGGCGGCGGTCGCCAACTTCGGGCGCGACCGCCGCATTGTCTCCCTGGTCAACGGGAAGTTCGGGGAGCGGATGTACAAGATCGCGCAGCGCTACGGGACGGCGACGGAGATCCCGTCCGCCTGGGGCACACCTCTCGACCTCGGGGCGCTGGAGGAGAGCCTGGAGGCGGGGGCGGAGGTCGTGACGATGGTGCACAACGAGACCTCTGCGGGGATCCGCAACCCGGCCGAGGCGGTGGGGAGGCTCGCCCGCAAGCACGGGGCGCTTCTCCTGATGGACGGAATCACCTCCATCGGCGGGGATGCCGTGGAGGCGGACCGCTGGGGCGTCGATGTCGCCTTCGTCGGGTCCCAGAAGTGCCTGGCGGCCCCGGCGGGGCTCTCCGCCATCTCCGTCGGGCCGCGGGCCTGGGAGGTGCTCTGCGAGAAGCGGCCGTTCTACCTGGATCTGGCCGCGTACCGCAAGAGCGCCGCCACGCTGGAGACGCCGTACACGCCGGCGGTCCCGCTCTTCCTGGCGCTCCGCGAGGCGCTCCGCATGATCGAGGAGGAGGGGCTCGAGCGCCGCATCGCCCGCCACCGCCGCATGGCGGACGCGGTCCGCGCCGCGGCGGACGCCTGGGGGCTCTCCCTCTTCCCCGCCACAGACGCGCTCCACGCCTGCTCCAACACCGTCACGGCGATCTCCTACCCGGACGGTGTCTCCGACAGGGATCTGCGGGCGAACGTGCGGAGTCTCGGGGTGGAGATCGCGGGGGGGCAGGACCACCTGAAGGGCAGGATTTTCCGCATCGGTCACATGGGCGCCGTGGGGGCGGCGGAGATCATGGCGACGGTCGCCGCCGTGCAGACCTCCCTGCAGGCGCTCGGATACAGGATCGAGGGCGACGGCGTGGAGGCGGCCGGCGGGGTGCTGCGATGA